In one window of Nakamurella alba DNA:
- the infB gene encoding translation initiation factor IF-2, whose protein sequence is MAGKARVHELAKELGKSSKEIMAKLADLGEFVKSPSSTIEAPVVRKLKEAYPAAGGKSGGSTNGSGNGAPRPAGGPTPGRPAAPASRPGPAPAPAASAPAPAARPAAPAPAPAARPAAAAPAPAPAARPAAPAPAPAARPAAAAPAPAPAARPVAPAASAAPAAGAPVAPRPPRPSGGVPGAPRPPRVGNNPFNVGARQAPPGRPGGSVPGAPRPPQARPGGAPGQGGPRPGGPGGAPGPRPGARPGVPGQGGPGGPRPGGGPRPGTGGGGPYRPGGAPGGGGGGYRPGGAPGGGGPRVGGGPGGGRGRGGAAPGAFGRPSGPARKGRKSKKQRRQEFDNMQAPTIGGVQLPRGNGSTVRLARGSSLSDFADKIDANPASMVQALFHLGEMVTATQSVSDDILELLGSEMGYDVQIVSPEDEDRELLGRFDLTYGENEGGEEDLQARPPVVTVMGHVDHGKTKLLDAIRNTSVVDREAGGITQHIGAYQVTTHLGDDERLITFIDTPGHEAFTAMRARGSQSTDIVVLVVAADDGVMPQTVEAINHAKAAEVPIVVAINKIDKEGANPDKIRQQLTEYGLIAEEYGGDTMFVEISARQRLNIEGLLEAILLTADAALDLRANPDMNAEGVAIEAHLDRGRGAVATVLVQRGTLRVGDSIVAGNAYGRVRAMLDDNGENVSEALPSRPVQVLGFTSVPGAGDSFMVVEEDRVARQIAGARQAATRKAQVANRRRISLEDLGAALAEKKIEQLTLIIKGDNSGTVEALEDALMKLDVGDDVNLRVVHRGVGGITQDDINLAVITDAIVIGFNVKPVRGVSEMASQEGVDIRYYTVIYQAIDEVEAALKGLLKPEFEEVAMGTAEIREVFRSSKFGNIAGCIVRSGEIRRNAKARLLRNGVVINDNLTIDSLRRFKDDAVEVREGFECGIGLGSWNNIEVDDTIETYEIREKPRS, encoded by the coding sequence GTGGCAGGCAAGGCCCGAGTACATGAGCTCGCGAAAGAGCTCGGCAAGTCCTCCAAGGAGATCATGGCGAAGCTCGCCGATCTCGGGGAGTTCGTGAAGTCCCCGTCCTCGACCATCGAGGCACCCGTCGTCCGCAAGCTCAAGGAGGCCTACCCGGCCGCCGGTGGCAAGTCGGGCGGCTCCACCAACGGTTCCGGCAACGGCGCTCCGCGTCCGGCCGGCGGCCCGACCCCGGGTCGCCCGGCAGCGCCGGCCTCCCGTCCGGGTCCGGCACCCGCCCCGGCGGCGAGCGCCCCGGCTCCCGCTGCCCGTCCGGCTGCCCCGGCGCCGGCTCCGGCCGCGCGTCCGGCTGCTGCTGCACCCGCTCCCGCCCCGGCAGCCCGTCCGGCTGCCCCGGCGCCGGCTCCGGCCGCGCGTCCGGCTGCTGCCGCACCCGCTCCCGCCCCTGCGGCCCGACCGGTCGCCCCGGCGGCGAGTGCGGCCCCGGCCGCCGGTGCCCCGGTGGCACCGCGCCCGCCGCGCCCGAGCGGTGGCGTCCCCGGTGCCCCGCGCCCGCCGCGGGTCGGCAACAACCCGTTCAACGTCGGTGCCCGCCAGGCGCCCCCCGGCCGCCCCGGCGGTTCGGTCCCGGGTGCCCCGCGTCCGCCGCAGGCCCGTCCCGGTGGGGCGCCCGGCCAGGGCGGCCCGCGTCCGGGCGGTCCCGGCGGTGCTCCCGGCCCGCGCCCCGGCGCCCGTCCGGGTGTGCCCGGTCAGGGCGGTCCCGGTGGCCCGCGTCCGGGCGGCGGCCCGCGTCCCGGCACCGGTGGCGGCGGTCCCTACCGTCCGGGCGGTGCGCCCGGTGGTGGCGGCGGCGGCTACCGTCCCGGCGGAGCGCCCGGTGGTGGCGGTCCGCGCGTCGGCGGTGGCCCCGGTGGCGGTCGTGGTCGCGGCGGTGCCGCGCCCGGTGCGTTCGGTCGCCCGAGCGGCCCGGCGCGCAAGGGGCGCAAGTCCAAGAAGCAGCGTCGCCAGGAATTCGACAACATGCAGGCGCCGACCATCGGTGGCGTGCAGCTGCCGCGTGGCAACGGCTCCACGGTCCGGCTGGCCCGCGGCTCCTCGCTGAGCGACTTCGCCGACAAGATCGACGCCAACCCGGCGTCGATGGTGCAGGCGCTGTTCCACCTCGGTGAGATGGTCACCGCGACCCAGTCGGTCTCGGACGACATCCTCGAGCTGCTCGGCTCGGAGATGGGCTACGACGTGCAGATCGTCTCGCCCGAGGACGAGGACCGCGAGCTGCTCGGCCGCTTCGACCTCACCTACGGCGAGAACGAGGGCGGCGAGGAGGACCTCCAGGCCCGCCCGCCGGTGGTCACGGTCATGGGTCACGTCGACCACGGCAAGACCAAGCTGCTGGACGCGATCCGGAACACCTCCGTGGTGGACCGGGAGGCCGGCGGCATCACCCAGCACATCGGCGCCTACCAGGTCACCACGCACCTGGGCGACGACGAGCGGCTGATCACCTTCATCGACACCCCGGGCCACGAGGCGTTCACCGCCATGCGTGCCCGTGGTTCGCAGTCCACGGACATCGTGGTGCTGGTGGTCGCGGCGGATGACGGCGTGATGCCGCAGACCGTCGAGGCGATCAACCACGCGAAGGCCGCCGAGGTGCCGATCGTGGTGGCGATCAACAAGATCGACAAGGAGGGCGCGAACCCGGACAAGATCCGGCAGCAGCTCACCGAGTACGGCCTGATCGCCGAGGAGTACGGCGGCGACACCATGTTCGTCGAGATCTCCGCACGCCAGCGGCTCAACATCGAGGGTCTCCTGGAGGCCATCCTGCTGACCGCGGACGCGGCGCTGGACCTGCGGGCGAACCCCGACATGAACGCGGAGGGTGTGGCCATCGAGGCGCACCTCGACCGTGGTCGTGGCGCGGTGGCGACCGTCCTGGTGCAGCGCGGCACGCTGCGCGTCGGCGACTCGATCGTGGCAGGCAACGCCTACGGCCGGGTCCGGGCGATGCTGGACGACAACGGCGAGAACGTCTCCGAGGCGCTCCCGTCGCGGCCGGTCCAGGTGCTCGGTTTCACCTCGGTCCCGGGCGCCGGTGACTCGTTCATGGTCGTGGAGGAGGACCGGGTGGCCCGGCAGATCGCCGGTGCCCGCCAGGCCGCCACCCGCAAGGCGCAGGTCGCCAACCGCCGCCGCATCTCGCTGGAGGACCTGGGCGCCGCGCTGGCCGAGAAGAAGATCGAGCAGCTCACGCTGATCATCAAGGGCGACAACTCGGGCACCGTCGAGGCGCTCGAGGACGCCCTGATGAAGCTCGACGTGGGCGACGACGTCAACCTGCGGGTCGTGCACCGCGGCGTCGGCGGCATCACCCAGGACGACATCAACCTGGCGGTCATCACCGACGCGATCGTGATCGGCTTCAACGTGAAGCCGGTGCGCGGGGTCTCGGAGATGGCCTCGCAGGAGGGTGTGGACATCCGGTACTACACGGTGATCTACCAGGCGATCGACGAGGTGGAGGCGGCGCTCAAGGGCCTGCTCAAGCCGGAGTTCGAAGAGGTCGCCATGGGCACCGCGGAGATCCGCGAGGTGTTCCGGTCGTCCAAGTTCGGCAACATCGCGGGCTGCATCGTGCGTTCCGGGGAGATCCGCCGGAACGCCAAGGCCCGGTTGCTGCGCAACGGTGTCGTCATCAACGACAACCTCACCATCGACTCGCTCCGCCGGTTCAAGGACGACGCGGTCGAGGTGCGCGAAGGGTTCGAGTGCGGTATCGGGCTCGGGTCCTGGAACAACATCGAGGTCGACGACACGATCGAGACCTACGAGATCCGCGAGAAGCCGCGCAGCTGA
- a CDS encoding DUF503 domain-containing protein, with the protein MYVGILEADVLLGAVSSLKQKRAVLRPVLARLRRLEVSVAEAGDTDLLRRAQIGVAVVSGTAAHVGEVLDTCERQLAGEPELELLSVHRRWVGPED; encoded by the coding sequence GTGTACGTCGGCATCCTGGAGGCGGACGTGCTGCTGGGCGCGGTCTCCTCCCTCAAGCAGAAGCGGGCCGTGCTGCGACCGGTGCTGGCCCGGCTCCGCCGGCTCGAGGTCTCGGTTGCCGAGGCGGGGGACACCGACCTGCTGCGCCGGGCGCAGATCGGGGTGGCCGTGGTCTCCGGCACCGCCGCGCACGTCGGCGAGGTGCTGGACACCTGCGAGCGGCAACTGGCCGGCGAACCGGAACTGGAGCTGTTGTCCGTGCACCGGCGGTGGGTCGGCCCCGAGGACTGA
- the rbfA gene encoding 30S ribosome-binding factor RbfA, with the protein MADSARARRLAKRIAAIVATELEHTVKDPRLAMVTVTTATVTPDLRDAVVYYTVYGTPEEAEESAKALASATGVLRSTVGRQTGIKFTPTLAFRQDTLGEHASHIEDLLAAARASDAEVAQRAEGATYAGEADPYKAPREVDPDDTDDWSDEDADLTDERVEQHP; encoded by the coding sequence ATGGCGGATTCCGCCCGCGCACGACGGCTCGCGAAGCGCATCGCGGCCATCGTCGCCACCGAACTGGAACACACGGTCAAGGACCCGCGCCTGGCCATGGTCACGGTGACCACCGCGACCGTCACCCCGGACCTGCGTGACGCGGTCGTGTACTACACCGTGTACGGCACGCCGGAGGAGGCCGAGGAGTCGGCCAAGGCGCTGGCCAGCGCCACCGGTGTGCTGCGCAGCACGGTCGGCCGGCAGACCGGCATCAAGTTCACCCCGACCCTGGCGTTCCGGCAGGACACCCTCGGCGAGCACGCCTCGCACATCGAGGACCTGCTCGCCGCCGCGCGGGCATCCGATGCCGAGGTGGCCCAGCGCGCCGAGGGCGCGACCTACGCCGGCGAGGCCGACCCGTACAAGGCCCCGCGGGAGGTCGACCCCGACGACACGGACGACTGGTCCGACGAGGACGCCGACCTGACCGACGAACGGGTCGAGCAGCACCCCTGA
- a CDS encoding DHH family phosphoesterase, translating into MRTSARARPAGAPSRFDDADLSAAAALLEDASSVVILAHVNPDADALGSALALGLALSRNGCTVQVAFAEPAEIPESLAGLAGAELVVPADDVDPTPGLLVTVDVNSRARLGRLGALVDTTPRTLVVDHHASNTRFGSDHVVDVTAESTTVLIAALLDRMGLPIDTDIAENLYAGLATDTVGFRHSTGAGHRLAGRLLDVGVSPDELMRPITDTHPEGWLGMLAAVLGRAEVVTASTGTRVVWTWITTEDAAGLRSEELDSVIDIVRTTKGTQVAAVFKQAGPAHWQVSLRSLPGTDVSAVATVLGGGGHVRAAGYSCDGTIGQARERLLAALSG; encoded by the coding sequence ATGAGGACCTCTGCGCGGGCGCGCCCGGCCGGTGCGCCGTCCCGGTTCGACGACGCCGACCTGTCCGCCGCAGCGGCGCTGCTGGAGGACGCGTCGTCGGTGGTCATCCTGGCGCACGTCAACCCGGATGCCGACGCCCTGGGTTCGGCCCTTGCCCTCGGTCTCGCACTGTCCCGGAACGGCTGCACCGTGCAGGTGGCGTTCGCCGAGCCGGCGGAGATCCCGGAGTCGCTGGCCGGGCTGGCCGGTGCCGAGCTCGTCGTGCCCGCCGACGACGTCGACCCCACCCCCGGGCTGCTGGTCACCGTCGACGTGAACTCCCGCGCCCGGCTGGGCCGGCTCGGCGCCTTGGTCGACACCACCCCGCGCACCCTGGTGGTGGACCACCACGCGTCCAACACCCGGTTCGGTTCGGACCATGTGGTGGACGTGACCGCCGAGTCGACCACCGTGCTGATCGCCGCCCTGCTCGACCGGATGGGCCTGCCGATCGACACCGACATCGCGGAGAACCTCTACGCGGGCCTGGCGACGGACACCGTCGGCTTCCGGCACTCGACGGGTGCCGGGCACCGGCTGGCCGGACGACTGCTGGACGTCGGGGTCAGCCCGGACGAGCTGATGCGCCCGATCACCGACACGCACCCCGAGGGCTGGCTCGGCATGCTCGCAGCGGTCCTCGGCCGGGCCGAGGTGGTCACCGCCTCCACCGGCACCCGGGTGGTCTGGACCTGGATCACCACCGAGGACGCCGCCGGGCTGCGCAGCGAGGAGCTCGACTCCGTCATCGACATCGTCCGCACGACCAAGGGCACCCAGGTCGCCGCGGTGTTCAAACAGGCCGGGCCGGCGCACTGGCAGGTGTCGCTGCGTTCGTTGCCCGGCACCGACGTCTCGGCGGTGGCCACGGTGCTCGGCGGCGGCGGGCACGTCAGGGCCGCCGGCTACTCCTGCGACGGCACGATCGGGCAGGCCCGGGAACGGTTGCTGGCGGCCCTGTCCGGATGA
- a CDS encoding GntR family transcriptional regulator: MDASSVDCAAHTRAPEVRSSAADRVYAHVRTAILSRRFADHDLLAEGRIAEETGVSRTPVREALLRLEAEGMVRLLPKRGALVLPVTAQEAREILATRELVETHCVRQVIGEGRGPTLAQTLDGPLDALATAAADGLLHEYVTADRDFHATIVDAAGNSILSKLYGGLRDRQLRMGGANLLDPLGRLDTARAGRTLGEHRGIREAIAAGDAELACQLTTRHLATAALALT, translated from the coding sequence ATGGACGCATCATCGGTGGACTGCGCTGCGCACACCCGCGCACCCGAGGTGCGGTCGTCGGCCGCCGACCGAGTCTATGCACACGTCCGCACCGCGATCCTGTCCCGCCGGTTCGCCGACCACGACCTGCTCGCCGAGGGCCGGATCGCCGAGGAGACGGGGGTGTCCCGCACCCCCGTGCGGGAGGCGCTGCTCCGGCTGGAGGCCGAGGGCATGGTGCGGCTGTTGCCCAAACGCGGCGCGCTGGTGCTGCCGGTGACGGCCCAGGAGGCCCGCGAGATCCTGGCCACCCGGGAGCTGGTGGAGACGCACTGCGTCCGCCAGGTGATCGGCGAGGGTCGGGGACCCACCCTGGCGCAGACCCTGGACGGCCCGCTGGACGCGCTGGCCACCGCCGCCGCGGACGGGCTGCTGCACGAGTACGTCACCGCCGACCGCGACTTCCACGCCACGATCGTCGACGCCGCCGGCAACTCCATCCTGTCCAAGCTGTACGGCGGACTGCGGGACCGGCAGCTGCGGATGGGCGGGGCGAACCTGCTCGATCCGCTCGGCCGGCTCGACACCGCCCGCGCCGGAAGGACTCTCGGTGAGCACCGGGGGATCCGGGAGGCCATCGCCGCCGGTGACGCGGAGCTGGCTTGCCAGCTCACCACCCGCCACCTGGCCACCGCCGCGCTCGCCCTGACCTGA
- a CDS encoding MFS transporter: protein MSVSPVALLRRPSTAPAPGWLVWAIGAGVYVLAVFHRSSLGVAGPLAAERLSLNAAQLSAFVMLQLAVYAVMQIPTGIMVDRWGPRRILLAATLTMGTAQVLFSFVTGFVPALLARGLLGCGDAMTYISVLRLVAGWFPARRYATLTTFTGFMGTIGNLAATLPMTGLLHGVGWTPTFAVAGGLSIVYGLLLLRPATAAPFREIEEATANGPVAGRRVWTEVKTAWRLPAGRLGFWVHLTTMAGPTTFAVLWGFPYMTEYLGLAPSVASSLMTLFVIGGVAGNLLVGPLVGRRPTIRTPLAVVVSLACMAGWVVLVAWPGGRPPVAVLIVVIVLLAVGGPASAVGFMLARDYNPRHRISTATGMVNVGGFTGTVVCTFLVGQILDLTGDPAGGPGNYRLAFLAILVVTAVALARLMTWWLRTRAAVLLAEARGEQVPVHLHVHRWELVDEEELEREAQLVREAQVAREAEVVREAPVPAEQRSGVVS, encoded by the coding sequence GTGTCCGTCTCGCCCGTCGCTCTGCTGCGACGCCCGTCCACCGCTCCCGCACCGGGGTGGCTGGTCTGGGCGATCGGTGCGGGCGTGTACGTCCTGGCCGTCTTCCACCGCAGCTCGCTCGGCGTCGCCGGCCCGCTGGCCGCCGAACGGCTCTCGCTCAACGCGGCCCAGCTCTCCGCCTTCGTGATGCTGCAGCTGGCCGTCTACGCGGTGATGCAGATCCCGACCGGGATCATGGTCGACCGGTGGGGGCCGCGGCGGATCCTGCTGGCGGCGACGCTCACGATGGGCACGGCCCAGGTGCTGTTCTCGTTCGTCACCGGGTTCGTCCCCGCACTGCTCGCCCGCGGACTGCTCGGCTGCGGCGACGCGATGACCTACATCTCCGTGCTCCGGCTGGTCGCCGGCTGGTTCCCGGCCCGGCGGTACGCGACGCTGACCACCTTCACCGGCTTCATGGGCACCATCGGCAACCTGGCCGCCACCCTCCCGATGACCGGGCTGCTGCACGGCGTCGGCTGGACCCCGACGTTCGCCGTGGCCGGCGGGCTCTCGATCGTCTACGGGCTGCTGCTGCTGCGTCCCGCGACCGCCGCGCCGTTCCGGGAGATCGAGGAGGCCACGGCCAACGGCCCGGTGGCCGGTCGCCGGGTGTGGACCGAGGTGAAGACGGCCTGGCGGCTGCCGGCCGGTCGGCTCGGCTTCTGGGTGCACCTGACGACGATGGCCGGGCCGACGACCTTCGCCGTGCTGTGGGGCTTCCCGTACATGACGGAGTACCTGGGGCTGGCGCCGTCGGTCGCGTCGTCGCTGATGACGCTGTTCGTGATCGGCGGCGTGGCCGGCAACCTGCTGGTCGGGCCGCTGGTCGGGCGCCGACCGACCATCCGGACGCCCCTCGCCGTGGTGGTCAGCCTGGCCTGCATGGCCGGGTGGGTCGTGCTGGTCGCCTGGCCCGGTGGGCGGCCGCCGGTGGCCGTGCTGATCGTGGTCATCGTGCTGCTGGCGGTCGGCGGCCCGGCGTCGGCGGTCGGATTCATGCTGGCCCGCGACTACAACCCCCGGCACCGGATCTCCACCGCCACCGGGATGGTCAACGTCGGCGGGTTCACCGGGACCGTGGTCTGCACCTTCCTGGTCGGCCAGATCCTGGACCTGACCGGCGATCCGGCGGGCGGACCGGGCAACTACCGGCTGGCCTTCCTGGCGATCCTGGTGGTCACCGCGGTCGCGCTGGCCCGGCTGATGACCTGGTGGCTGCGCACCCGGGCGGCCGTGCTGCTGGCCGAGGCCCGCGGCGAGCAGGTGCCGGTGCACCTGCACGTGCACCGCTGGGAGCTGGTCGACGAGGAGGAACTCGAGCGCGAGGCGCAGCTGGTCCGGGAGGCACAGGTCGCACGGGAGGCAGAGGTGGTCCGAGAGGCTCCGGTGCCGGCGGAGCAGCGGTCGGGGGTGGTCTCGTGA
- the truB gene encoding tRNA pseudouridine(55) synthase TruB, with protein sequence MTRPPDGGLLLVDKPVGCTSHDVVGRVRRIMATRRVGHAGTLDPMATGLLLVAVERSTKLLSHLVLTGKSYAATVRLGATTVSDDVEGEVLTTADPAALAAVTDAAVTAAVAPLTGDILQRPSSVSAIKVDGRRAYDLVREGVEVDLPARPVRVDRFEIIGPVRRDPVGRWIDLDVEVDCSSGTYIRALARDLGESLGVGAHLTRLRRTAVGPFTVDTALDVFDGRPPAPRGERNPDPTDELRTRAAGLLLPPEAVVRAVFPVRQADATEAGELAFGRGIKAGGDPATTAVLHDGRLMALVRNRGVQARPELVWAPAG encoded by the coding sequence GTGACGCGGCCACCGGACGGCGGGCTGCTGCTGGTCGACAAACCGGTTGGCTGCACCTCGCACGACGTGGTCGGCCGGGTGCGCCGGATCATGGCCACCCGCCGCGTCGGGCACGCCGGCACCCTGGACCCGATGGCCACCGGGCTGCTGCTGGTCGCCGTGGAGCGCTCGACGAAGCTGCTGTCCCACCTGGTGCTGACCGGGAAGTCCTACGCCGCGACCGTCCGGCTCGGCGCCACCACGGTCAGCGACGACGTCGAGGGGGAGGTGCTGACGACCGCCGACCCGGCCGCGCTGGCGGCGGTGACCGATGCCGCGGTCACCGCCGCCGTCGCGCCGCTGACCGGCGACATCCTGCAGCGCCCGTCCAGTGTCTCGGCCATCAAGGTCGACGGCCGCCGGGCCTACGACCTGGTGCGCGAGGGCGTCGAGGTGGACCTGCCGGCCCGCCCGGTGCGGGTGGACCGGTTCGAGATCATCGGGCCGGTGCGTCGCGATCCGGTCGGCCGGTGGATCGACCTGGACGTCGAGGTGGACTGCTCGTCCGGCACCTACATCCGCGCGCTGGCCCGTGATCTCGGCGAGAGTCTCGGTGTGGGCGCACATCTCACCCGGCTCCGGCGCACCGCCGTCGGCCCGTTCACGGTGGACACGGCGCTGGACGTCTTCGACGGCCGGCCGCCGGCCCCGCGCGGCGAGCGGAACCCGGACCCGACCGACGAGCTGCGGACCCGGGCCGCCGGGCTGCTGCTGCCGCCGGAGGCGGTGGTGCGGGCGGTGTTCCCGGTCCGGCAGGCCGACGCCACCGAGGCCGGCGAGCTGGCATTCGGCCGCGGGATCAAGGCCGGCGGGGACCCGGCCACCACCGCGGTGCTGCACGACGGCCGGCTGATGGCGCTGGTCCGCAACCGCGGTGTGCAGGCGCGACCCGAACTGGTCTGGGCGCCGGCCGGCTGA
- a CDS encoding bifunctional riboflavin kinase/FAD synthetase: MERWRGLDAIPEGWGRCVLTIGVFDGIHRGHQALIAATVAKARELGLPSVLMTFDPHPAEVVRPGSHPAQLVTLRHKAELVAELGIDVFLVLPFTPAVAATDPGVFVHDTIVDRLHAAAVVVGANFRFGHRGAGSVELLAELGAKFGFTAHGLDLVTDETVAVSSTMVRACIAAGDVRTAESALGRPHRVEGFVVHGDGRGGSELGYPTANLDVEPWTAVPGDGVYAAWFLLGTRRSPAAVSIGTNPTFSGKVRTVEAFVLDEGGNFYGRRVALDFVERLRGQVRYTDVDALITQIGLDVERTREVLGV, encoded by the coding sequence GTGGAGCGGTGGCGTGGTCTGGACGCGATCCCCGAGGGCTGGGGGCGGTGCGTCCTGACGATCGGTGTCTTCGACGGCATCCACCGCGGGCACCAGGCCTTGATCGCGGCGACCGTCGCGAAGGCCCGCGAACTGGGGCTGCCGTCGGTGCTGATGACCTTCGACCCGCACCCGGCCGAGGTGGTGCGGCCGGGCAGTCACCCGGCGCAGCTGGTCACGCTGCGCCACAAGGCCGAGCTGGTGGCCGAGCTGGGCATCGACGTGTTCCTGGTGCTGCCGTTCACCCCCGCCGTGGCGGCGACCGACCCGGGCGTCTTCGTGCACGACACCATCGTCGACCGGCTGCACGCCGCCGCCGTGGTCGTCGGCGCCAACTTCCGGTTCGGGCACCGCGGCGCCGGCTCGGTCGAGCTGCTCGCCGAGCTGGGCGCCAAGTTCGGCTTCACCGCGCACGGGCTGGACCTGGTCACCGACGAGACCGTCGCGGTCAGCTCGACCATGGTGCGGGCCTGCATCGCCGCCGGCGACGTCCGCACCGCCGAGTCCGCGCTCGGCCGCCCGCACCGCGTGGAGGGCTTCGTGGTGCACGGCGACGGCCGGGGTGGCAGCGAACTCGGTTACCCCACCGCCAATCTCGACGTCGAGCCGTGGACCGCGGTGCCCGGCGACGGGGTCTACGCCGCCTGGTTCCTGCTCGGTACCCGGCGCTCGCCGGCCGCGGTGTCCATCGGCACCAACCCGACCTTCTCCGGCAAGGTGCGCACCGTGGAGGCCTTCGTCCTGGACGAGGGCGGCAACTTCTACGGCCGCCGGGTCGCGCTCGACTTCGTCGAGCGGCTGCGCGGCCAGGTGCGCTACACCGACGTCGACGCGCTGATCACCCAGATCGGCCTGGACGTCGAGCGCACCCGCGAGGTGCTGGGGGTCTGA
- the rpsO gene encoding 30S ribosomal protein S15 — MALTTEQKKEILSSYGLHDTDTGSAEAQVAMLTKRISDLTEHLRAHKHDHHSRRGLMALVGRRRRLLRYLQTVDITRYRSLIERLGLRR; from the coding sequence GTGGCACTGACCACCGAGCAGAAGAAGGAGATCCTCTCCTCCTACGGCCTGCACGACACCGACACCGGTTCGGCCGAGGCCCAGGTCGCGATGCTGACCAAGCGGATCTCGGACCTGACCGAGCACCTGCGGGCGCACAAGCACGACCACCACTCCCGCCGTGGCCTGATGGCCCTCGTCGGGCGTCGTCGTCGCCTGCTGCGTTACCTGCAGACCGTCGACATCACCCGCTACCGCTCGTTGATCGAGCGGCTCGGCCTGCGCCGATAA